In a genomic window of Candidatus Cybelea sp.:
- a CDS encoding sodium:solute symporter family protein produces the protein MNGITALAIVAVIVFGTIAFALLAVRGVKMSPEQYIVGGRSFGAIFLWVLQAGEIYTTFTFLGVAGLAYSQGAPALYVVAYGTIAYIIAYFLAPAVWRVGKDNNLLTNADFFENRYNSRALGVGVALLSFAMVVPYVTIQLSGLQILLRIAGYGAYNATAAVIVGFLVMALFVFSAGLRGTAWASVVKDILVLGAVLFAGVAIPMHFFGSPLGLFERVLQTHPQMLTMPPAGAFHGTLWYASSVLLSALGFYVGPQTFNSVYSARSGDALRRNAIYLPFYQIVAALMVFAGLSAALINPGLTGPNVDQSFMLVVQRYFPSWILGLVAGAGALAALVPASALLLAASSVITKNVFGDAFGVATSDRARTRLTRIIVVVVAVLALGIWMIAQKTVVELLLLYYNGVTQFFPGVVAAFVWKRANAWGVGLGILAGVGIAVPLAALNIFPLGMNGGFVGLLANVVVLILVSLVTRHKSA, from the coding sequence GTGAACGGCATCACCGCGCTCGCGATCGTCGCCGTCATCGTCTTCGGCACGATCGCCTTCGCGTTGCTAGCCGTGCGCGGTGTGAAGATGAGCCCCGAGCAATACATCGTCGGCGGCCGCAGCTTCGGGGCGATCTTCCTGTGGGTACTGCAAGCCGGCGAAATCTACACGACCTTCACCTTTTTGGGCGTCGCGGGCCTGGCGTATTCGCAGGGCGCGCCCGCGCTCTACGTCGTGGCGTACGGGACGATCGCCTACATCATCGCCTACTTCTTGGCGCCCGCCGTCTGGCGAGTCGGCAAGGATAATAACCTGCTCACCAACGCCGACTTTTTCGAAAATCGCTACAACAGCCGCGCCCTCGGCGTCGGCGTCGCGCTGCTGTCCTTCGCGATGGTAGTGCCGTACGTGACGATTCAGCTCAGCGGTTTGCAGATTCTGCTGCGCATCGCGGGCTACGGCGCCTACAACGCCACCGCCGCGGTGATCGTCGGCTTCCTGGTGATGGCGCTCTTCGTCTTCAGCGCCGGGCTGCGCGGCACGGCCTGGGCTAGCGTCGTCAAGGATATCCTCGTGCTCGGCGCCGTGCTCTTCGCCGGCGTCGCCATTCCCATGCACTTCTTCGGCTCGCCGCTCGGGCTCTTCGAACGCGTGCTGCAGACGCATCCGCAGATGCTGACGATGCCGCCGGCGGGCGCTTTCCACGGCACGTTGTGGTACGCGTCGTCGGTGCTGCTCTCGGCGTTGGGCTTCTACGTTGGGCCGCAGACCTTCAATAGCGTCTACAGCGCGCGCAGCGGCGACGCGCTGCGCCGCAACGCCATCTATCTGCCCTTCTACCAAATCGTGGCGGCCCTGATGGTCTTCGCCGGGCTTTCGGCGGCACTGATCAATCCCGGCCTCACGGGGCCAAATGTCGATCAATCGTTCATGCTGGTCGTGCAGCGCTACTTTCCGTCGTGGATCCTTGGCCTCGTGGCCGGCGCCGGCGCGCTCGCGGCACTGGTTCCGGCGTCCGCGCTGCTGCTCGCCGCCTCGAGCGTCATCACCAAGAACGTCTTCGGCGACGCGTTCGGCGTCGCGACCAGCGATCGCGCCCGCACGCGGCTCACGCGTATCATCGTCGTGGTCGTCGCGGTGCTGGCGCTTGGCATCTGGATGATCGCCCAGAAAACGGTCGTCGAACTGCTGCTGCTCTACTACAATGGCGTCACGCAGTTCTTTCCCGGAGTCGTCGCGGCGTTCGTCTGGAAGCGCGCGAACGCGTGGGGCGTCGGCCTGGGCATCCTCGCCGGCGTCGGCATTGCCGTTCCGCTCGCCGCCCTAAACATTTTTCCACTGGGTATGAACGGCGGCTTCGTCGGATTGCTGGCCAACGTCGTCGTCTTGATTCTGGTCAGCCTCG
- a CDS encoding DUF3311 domain-containing protein yields MRALLAAIPIFALSFGVLFVNRVEPRLFGIPFLFCWIAAWVLLTPAFLWTIGRVERRW; encoded by the coding sequence TTGCGAGCTTTGCTCGCCGCAATTCCTATTTTTGCGCTCTCGTTCGGCGTGCTTTTCGTCAATCGCGTCGAGCCGCGGCTCTTCGGTATCCCCTTCCTCTTCTGCTGGATCGCCGCGTGGGTGCTGCTCACGCCGGCCTTCCTCTGGACGATCGGCCGCGTGGAGCGGCGCTGGTGA
- a CDS encoding LemA family protein, which produces MQQRPSYAGPLIVVAIVVIAGLFIAGTYNSLVTLSQAVDAQWGQVQNVYQRRADLMPNLVATVKGAANFEKSTYEDVAKARASVGQIPPQVVQNAINNPQDFQKYAAAQDSLGLALSRLLAVVENYPQLKATENFQTLQAQLEGTENRIAFERRKYNDTARAFNTKRDTFPTLMIVGMFGSRFTEKPYFQAQPGAQQAPAVNFSP; this is translated from the coding sequence ATGCAACAACGTCCTTCGTACGCCGGTCCGCTGATCGTCGTGGCGATCGTCGTGATCGCCGGGCTCTTCATAGCAGGCACCTACAACTCGCTGGTGACGCTAAGCCAGGCGGTCGATGCCCAGTGGGGGCAGGTGCAGAACGTCTACCAGCGGCGCGCCGACCTGATGCCGAATCTCGTGGCGACCGTCAAAGGCGCAGCGAACTTCGAGAAGAGCACGTACGAAGACGTCGCCAAAGCGCGCGCCAGCGTCGGGCAGATTCCACCCCAGGTCGTGCAGAACGCGATCAACAATCCGCAAGATTTCCAGAAGTATGCGGCGGCGCAGGATTCTCTCGGGTTGGCGCTCTCGCGGCTGCTCGCGGTCGTCGAGAACTATCCGCAGCTCAAAGCAACCGAGAACTTCCAGACGCTCCAAGCGCAGCTCGAAGGGACGGAGAACCGCATCGCCTTCGAACGGCGAAAGTACAACGACACGGCCCGCGCTTTTAACACGAAACGCGACACCTTCCCGACCCTGATGATCGTCGGGATGTTCGGCAGCCGCTTTACCGAGAAACCCTACTTCCAGGCGCAGCCGGGCGCGCAGCAGGCCCCGGCCGTCAACTTCAGCCCGTGA
- a CDS encoding TPM domain-containing protein, with translation MTKADRAEIAHAIAQAEDGTSGRIAVRVIPDRSVDAFERAKREFGALKLHRYEPRNGALILVAPNARQFAIIGDKELHERVGGAFWDDVVKETQPYFASGDTQAGILYAIARIGEALRQNFGEPATS, from the coding sequence GTGACCAAGGCCGATCGCGCGGAGATCGCGCACGCGATCGCCCAAGCCGAAGACGGCACGAGCGGCCGCATCGCGGTGCGGGTGATTCCCGATCGCAGCGTCGATGCGTTCGAGCGCGCGAAGCGCGAGTTCGGCGCGCTCAAGCTGCATCGTTACGAGCCGCGCAACGGTGCGCTGATTTTGGTGGCCCCCAACGCGCGGCAGTTCGCGATCATCGGCGACAAGGAACTGCACGAGCGTGTCGGCGGCGCGTTCTGGGACGACGTCGTGAAAGAGACGCAGCCGTATTTCGCGAGCGGGGACACGCAGGCGGGAATTCTTTACGCGATCGCGCGAATCGGCGAGGCGCTGCGGCAGAACTTCGGCGAACCGGCGACGAGCTAG
- a CDS encoding choice-of-anchor tandem repeat GloVer-containing protein, whose protein sequence is MVLDFRGYALSVGAAAALLAGCGGSQRAVVGGRPDLPALAKPLVGYNSVYSFQASPDGQNPGARVIPFDGDLYGSTTVGGGGAACGGKGCGTVFKVTKEGSETVLHRFAGRPDGAQPEAELAVVNNLLYGTTYYGGERCKAANLRGCGIVFSLAPSGGMSAVYAFQGGYDGANPEGPLTLVKRTLYGTTVNGGGIRCRDSKKGCGVVYSINPSGEERVVYRFKGEPNDGSAPTGNLVNLNGTLYGTTMYGGRFDDGTIFAISPAGKERVVYSAGQAYDMSTPSGLVAMDGVLYGSSEFGGRREGGTVYAVTISGNEHVVHSFSQNETLDGYRPVGRLIAVNGSLYGATQYGGNKHSGYGVVYSMSTFGYVKVLYRFKALPDGEYPASGVSDDGPTLFGTTRLGGSGCYHYGCQGGYGTVYRLPR, encoded by the coding sequence ATGGTTTTAGACTTCAGAGGCTACGCGCTTAGTGTCGGCGCGGCGGCGGCATTGCTGGCGGGATGCGGGGGTTCGCAGCGCGCCGTTGTGGGCGGCCGCCCCGACCTTCCGGCTTTAGCCAAACCACTGGTGGGATATAACTCGGTCTATAGTTTTCAAGCGAGCCCGGACGGCCAGAATCCCGGTGCACGGGTAATTCCCTTCGACGGTGATCTTTACGGCTCGACGACCGTTGGCGGCGGCGGCGCGGCGTGCGGAGGAAAAGGCTGCGGCACGGTCTTCAAGGTCACAAAAGAGGGCAGCGAGACCGTCCTTCACCGCTTTGCAGGCCGCCCCGACGGGGCGCAACCAGAAGCAGAGTTGGCAGTAGTCAATAATTTGCTCTACGGCACCACGTATTACGGGGGAGAGCGGTGCAAGGCCGCCAACCTGCGCGGCTGCGGAATCGTTTTCTCGCTTGCTCCATCTGGGGGGATGAGCGCGGTCTATGCATTCCAGGGTGGCTACGACGGAGCAAATCCCGAGGGACCGCTGACCCTGGTCAAGCGGACGCTATACGGAACAACGGTCAACGGCGGCGGAATTCGGTGCCGGGACTCTAAGAAAGGGTGCGGTGTCGTCTACTCGATTAACCCTTCCGGGGAAGAACGAGTGGTCTATCGCTTCAAGGGCGAGCCAAACGACGGCAGCGCTCCTACCGGCAACCTCGTCAATCTCAACGGTACGCTCTACGGCACGACGATGTATGGCGGCCGGTTCGACGACGGCACGATCTTTGCGATCTCTCCGGCAGGAAAAGAGCGCGTTGTTTACTCGGCGGGTCAAGCCTACGACATGAGTACGCCGTCGGGGCTGGTCGCAATGGACGGGGTACTGTACGGAAGCTCCGAATTCGGCGGCAGGCGCGAAGGTGGAACGGTCTACGCAGTCACTATCTCCGGCAACGAACATGTCGTGCACAGTTTTAGTCAGAACGAAACGCTTGACGGCTACCGCCCTGTCGGCAGACTGATCGCGGTCAACGGATCACTCTACGGCGCGACCCAGTACGGTGGAAACAAGCACAGTGGATATGGTGTCGTCTATTCTATGAGCACGTTCGGCTACGTGAAGGTGCTCTATCGCTTCAAAGCGCTGCCGGATGGCGAGTACCCCGCTTCCGGCGTCTCCGACGACGGGCCGACCCTCTTTGGAACCACCCGTCTGGGAGGATCTGGCTGCTACCACTATGGCTGCCAGGGCGGCTACGGCACCGTCTATCGCCTGCCGCGATGA